A window of the Capricornis sumatraensis isolate serow.1 chromosome 9, serow.2, whole genome shotgun sequence genome harbors these coding sequences:
- the LOC138085610 gene encoding olfactory receptor 7C2-like, with translation MEINQTRSFLLLGFTEDPDLQPLFFGLFLSLYLVTFAGNLAIILAIISDPHLHTPMYFFLSNLSFADIAFTSTTVPKMLWNIQTQSQVITYEGCIIQIFFFFVFGCLDILILSVMAYDRFVAICHPLHYMVIMNPWVCGMLTLGSWCLSVTGSLLETLTVLRLSFCMNMKIPHFFCDLLEVLKLTCSDTLINNIVVYFVAIVLGVFPLFWIFFSYSQIFSSVLRISSARGKYKAFSTCGSHLSVVSLFYGTGLGVYLSSAVTSSSRTILVASVMYTVVTPMLNPFIYSLRNRDMKGALGRLLSRAPSLNDGIVVGLL, from the coding sequence ATGGAAATAAACCAAACAAGAAGCTTTCTCCTCCTGGGATTCACAGAGGACCCAGACCTGCAGCCTCTCTTCTTTGGGCTGTTTCTGTCCTTGTACCTGGTCACATTTGCTGGGAACTTGGCCATCATCCTGGCCATCATCTCagacccccacctccacacccccatgtacttctttctcTCCAACCTGTCATTTGCAGACATTGCTTTCACCTCCACCACCGTCCCAAAGATGCTATGGAACATTCAGACACAGAGCCAAGTTATTACTTATGAAGGCTGCATCAtccagatattttttttctttgtatttggatGCCTGGACATTTTAATCCTGagtgtgatggcctatgaccgctttgTGGCCATCTGTCACCCTCTGCACTATATGGTCATCATGAACCCCTGGGTCTGTGGGATGCTGACTCTGGGCTCCTGGTGCCTCAGTGTCACAGGCTCCCTGCTTGAGACTTTGACTGTTTTGAGGCTGTCCTTCTGCATGAACATGAAGATCCCACACTTTTTTTGTGATCTTCTTGAAGTCCTGAAGCTCACCTGTTCTGACACCCTCATCAATAACATAGTGGTGTATTTTGTGGCTATTGTTCTAGGTGttttccctctcttttggatCTTCTTTTCTTACTCTCAGATTTTCTCCTCCGTCCTGAGAATTTCATCAGCCAGGGGCAAGTATAAAGCTTTTTCCACTTGTGGGTCTCACCTCTCAGTGGTCTCCTTGTTCTATGGCACAGGCCTAGGGGTCTACCTCAGTTCTGCAGTCACTTCATCCTCTAGGACAattctggtggcctcagtaatGTACACTGTGGTCACCCCAATGCTGAACCCCTTCATCTACAGTCTGAGGAACAGGGACATGAAGGGGGCCCTAGGGAGACTCCTCAGCAGGGCACCATCTCTCAATGATGGGATTGTTGTAGGACTCTTATAA